One window of the Bradyrhizobium septentrionale genome contains the following:
- the tssG gene encoding type VI secretion system baseplate subunit TssG: protein MASENWIDQPALTAPDQGDELSACGFFSLAALLERRFSDAPPIGSTDDPARDAVRFRASPTLGFPAEEIAEVRRVKAAGERVEVDVNFLGLHGPSSPLPPFYTERVMHADGIGLLDDFFDFFNHRLISLLLPIWRYYRHHLRFEEGATDAISVLVGALFGLMPGEHTAKEREWRARLLPHAGVLALCCRSGRLVAGVISSHLNIPARVEEFIWREIDIPGEARWNLGQSGLQLGVDTLAGETMPDVVGKFRLCLGPVNQQQFRSLLPSCATHAILSRLINVILREPLAWDLLLELAPGQTPEWTLGEGELGWTTWIDPPKRTGSSVLL from the coding sequence ATGGCCAGCGAGAATTGGATCGATCAGCCCGCTCTGACCGCGCCTGATCAAGGCGATGAGCTTTCGGCTTGCGGGTTCTTTTCGCTTGCAGCGCTCCTCGAGCGGCGCTTCAGTGACGCTCCCCCGATTGGGTCCACCGACGATCCCGCGCGCGACGCGGTGCGCTTTCGCGCATCACCGACGCTTGGCTTTCCTGCCGAAGAGATCGCGGAAGTTAGGCGGGTCAAGGCCGCCGGCGAGCGCGTCGAGGTAGACGTCAATTTCCTCGGGCTGCACGGCCCCTCTTCGCCGCTGCCGCCCTTCTACACCGAACGGGTCATGCACGCGGACGGCATCGGGTTGCTCGACGATTTCTTTGATTTTTTCAATCACCGTCTGATTAGCCTGCTGCTGCCGATCTGGCGGTACTACCGTCACCATTTGCGGTTCGAGGAGGGCGCGACCGACGCGATCTCGGTGCTGGTTGGTGCGCTCTTTGGGCTCATGCCTGGGGAACACACAGCCAAGGAACGTGAGTGGCGGGCGCGGCTGCTGCCTCATGCCGGCGTCCTTGCATTGTGCTGCCGGTCAGGGCGGCTGGTGGCTGGCGTGATTTCCAGCCATCTGAATATCCCGGCTCGGGTCGAGGAATTCATTTGGCGCGAGATCGACATTCCAGGGGAGGCGCGGTGGAACCTTGGCCAGTCTGGTCTTCAACTTGGCGTTGACACCCTTGCTGGCGAAACCATGCCGGACGTCGTGGGCAAATTCCGGCTTTGCCTCGGTCCGGTCAACCAGCAGCAGTTTCGGTCGCTGCTGCCCAGTTGCGCGACCCACGCCATCCTTTCCCGTCTGATTAACGTTATTCTGCGCGAGCCTTTGGCATGGGATCTGCTACTGGAGTTAGCGCCTGGGCAGACGCCGGAATGGACGCTGGGTGAAGGAGAATTGGGCTGGACTACATGGATCGATCCGCCAAAACGAACTGGAAGCTCTGTTCTATTGTGA
- the tssF gene encoding type VI secretion system baseplate subunit TssF gives MALNPYYEDELSYLRELGNDFALANPKLAPFLGRDATDPDVERLLEGFAFLVARLRQKLDDEFPEFVHGLLRMVWPQYLQALPPITTLAFALRSSASAASLNVPAGTSVRSRPIEGTNCTFVTCYSIDVLPLEIINVQLENWSSSARLTLGIKATGQQNLSCLKNGRLRLFFSTEREPEVGRCLLAWLCRHVSQGTVIVADREVAAIDSAQIARVGFSDDEAVLPWPRNAFSGFRIIQEYLSYPSKFLYVELSGLEPLAAHTETECRLTFEFRRPFPAQLRVGKGQICLNCTPAINVFSHEASPIRLKRTATEYRVRASGGPNFSIRSVDRVTGYVQGRPERIEFEPFDLLGHDLPGAERNRAYFRERIRPAVVGRGVDHYVSFVDRLDIGQHPPIDVASLQLTCSNGPIADRLAVGSVDLPTSDTPRSVTFSNITAVAAEVPPPVNDGLLRRLTANLARNYGAMVNIDTLRTVLASYEFRAVYDIQAQRRLELLLEGLDQFVTTDTDHVMHGAPIRMRNIELAVIDSKIGGEGELFLLGSVLDAFFATFAGINMLHRFSVRGTESNAHYTWPARIGSISPL, from the coding sequence GTGGCCCTTAATCCCTATTACGAGGACGAGCTGTCCTATTTGCGTGAGCTCGGCAATGATTTCGCTTTGGCAAATCCGAAGCTTGCGCCCTTTCTTGGACGCGATGCCACCGATCCCGATGTCGAACGGTTGCTCGAAGGCTTCGCCTTCCTTGTTGCACGGCTGCGTCAGAAGCTCGATGACGAATTTCCCGAATTTGTCCACGGCCTGTTGCGGATGGTATGGCCGCAATATCTTCAAGCTCTGCCGCCCATTACAACTCTGGCCTTTGCCTTGAGATCATCGGCGAGCGCCGCGAGCTTGAACGTGCCGGCCGGCACGAGCGTCCGCTCGCGGCCGATTGAAGGAACGAACTGCACGTTCGTCACCTGCTACTCCATTGACGTGCTGCCACTGGAGATCATTAATGTCCAGCTCGAGAACTGGTCGAGTTCGGCCCGGCTAACCTTGGGTATCAAAGCAACCGGTCAGCAAAACCTGTCATGTCTCAAGAATGGTCGGCTCCGCCTCTTCTTCTCGACCGAGCGAGAGCCGGAAGTGGGGCGCTGCCTGTTGGCCTGGCTGTGCCGTCACGTCTCGCAGGGAACTGTCATCGTGGCGGATCGAGAAGTCGCCGCAATCGATTCAGCACAGATCGCGCGAGTCGGCTTCAGCGATGACGAGGCGGTTTTGCCGTGGCCGCGCAACGCTTTCTCAGGATTTCGGATCATTCAGGAGTATCTGAGCTATCCGTCGAAATTTCTCTATGTCGAACTGTCTGGTCTCGAGCCGCTCGCGGCCCACACGGAGACCGAATGTAGGCTCACTTTCGAGTTTCGACGTCCGTTCCCCGCGCAGTTGCGCGTGGGCAAGGGCCAGATTTGCTTGAACTGCACACCGGCAATCAATGTCTTCAGCCATGAGGCCTCGCCGATCCGCCTGAAGCGGACCGCAACCGAATACCGCGTGCGTGCTTCTGGAGGGCCTAACTTCTCCATCCGTTCCGTTGATCGCGTGACCGGCTACGTGCAAGGCCGCCCGGAACGCATCGAGTTCGAGCCATTCGACCTGTTGGGCCACGATCTGCCCGGCGCCGAGCGCAACCGAGCCTACTTCCGCGAGCGTATCCGGCCGGCGGTGGTTGGCCGTGGCGTCGATCACTATGTGAGTTTCGTCGACCGGCTTGACATCGGTCAGCATCCGCCGATCGACGTCGCATCCCTGCAATTGACCTGCTCCAACGGACCCATTGCCGACCGGTTGGCAGTTGGTAGCGTGGATCTGCCGACCTCTGATACGCCTCGCTCGGTAACCTTCTCCAATATCACGGCGGTCGCGGCAGAAGTACCGCCGCCGGTCAATGATGGTTTGTTGCGGCGGCTAACAGCCAATCTGGCGCGCAATTATGGTGCGATGGTCAATATCGATACGCTGCGGACGGTCCTTGCCAGCTACGAGTTCCGCGCGGTCTACGACATTCAGGCGCAGCGCCGCCTGGAGTTGTTGCTAGAAGGCCTCGACCAGTTCGTGACCACAGACACCGATCACGTGATGCACGGCGCCCCGATCCGAATGCGAAACATCGAATTAGCTGTGATCGACAGCAAGATCGGCGGTGAGGGCGAATTGTTCCTGTTGGGTTCAGTGCTCGATGCCTTCTTCGCGACCTTCGCCGGCATCAATATGCTGCACCGGTTTTCGGTCCGCGGCACGGAAAGCAACGCACACTACACATGGCCAGCGAGAATTGGATCGATCAGCCCGCTCTGA
- the tssE gene encoding type VI secretion system baseplate subunit TssE, which produces MFDRSLMERLEDGTETNQGSFGRFRASVLANLHRVLNSRQGCCETRPDFGMPDLNEAVGQGADAVGALAYSLKHQIETFEPRLNNVSIRFHADPDNPLQLSFHVNATLDHNDQMEPISFEAIFEKHVRVRG; this is translated from the coding sequence ATGTTCGACCGCAGCCTTATGGAGCGCTTGGAGGACGGAACGGAGACCAATCAGGGGTCGTTCGGTCGTTTCCGTGCAAGTGTGCTGGCAAACTTACATCGAGTTCTGAACTCGCGCCAGGGCTGTTGTGAAACGCGGCCGGACTTTGGCATGCCCGACCTCAACGAGGCCGTCGGGCAGGGAGCCGACGCGGTGGGCGCGCTCGCGTATTCGCTCAAGCACCAGATCGAGACGTTTGAGCCGCGCTTGAACAATGTTTCGATCCGCTTTCATGCCGATCCCGATAATCCGCTGCAGCTGAGCTTTCACGTCAACGCGACGCTCGATCATAACGACCAAATGGAGCCGATCTCCTTCGAGGCGATCTTCGAGAAGCACGTTCGGGTAAGGGGCTGA
- the tssC gene encoding type VI secretion system contractile sheath large subunit, whose amino-acid sequence MTDTSVEQSTEVATMATDLSLLDQVLVETKITPRDEGYDLARRGVAAFLAELLKPSRADEQVNNALVDRMIAEIDSKISAQLDHVLHTVEFQGLESVWRGLKFMVDRTDFRQNIKIELLSVSKDELLTDFEDSPEIVKSGLYKHVYTAEYGQFGGEPVAAMISAYEFGSGSQDAKLMRYMSAVAAMSHAPVIAAAAPDMFGVERHEEIAGLKDLQSVFEGPKYAKWTSFRESEDARYFGLTLPRFLLRLPYGPETVPVKAFNYQEGSGGETDNYLWGNAAFAFATRLTESFAKYRWCPNIIGPRSGGAVEDLNLHTYEAMGQLQTKVPTEVLISDRREFELAEQGFIALTMRKGSDNAAFFSANSVQKPKYFGNTQEGKAAELNYKLGSQLPYMFIINRFAHYIKVLQRENIGSWKSKEELQDELNNWIRQYVADQENPSAEVRSRRPLRKAEIIVEDVDGEPGWYRVGIAVVPHLKYMGADFALTLKGKLDKQ is encoded by the coding sequence ATGACCGATACAAGCGTGGAGCAGTCGACCGAAGTCGCCACCATGGCCACCGATTTGTCGCTGCTGGATCAAGTCCTCGTCGAAACCAAGATCACCCCGCGCGACGAGGGGTACGATCTCGCCCGCCGGGGCGTCGCAGCCTTCCTCGCCGAGCTCCTCAAACCGAGCCGGGCCGACGAGCAGGTCAACAACGCGCTCGTCGATCGGATGATCGCCGAGATCGACAGCAAGATCTCGGCTCAGCTCGACCACGTGCTGCATACGGTCGAGTTCCAAGGGCTCGAGTCGGTCTGGCGCGGTCTAAAGTTCATGGTCGACCGCACCGATTTCCGTCAGAACATCAAGATAGAACTCCTCAGCGTCAGCAAGGATGAACTGCTCACCGACTTCGAGGACAGCCCGGAGATCGTCAAGTCCGGCCTGTACAAGCACGTCTACACCGCAGAGTACGGTCAGTTCGGCGGCGAGCCTGTCGCAGCCATGATATCAGCCTACGAGTTTGGCAGTGGCAGTCAGGACGCTAAGCTGATGCGGTACATGAGCGCGGTGGCCGCCATGTCGCATGCGCCTGTCATTGCTGCCGCTGCGCCGGACATGTTCGGCGTCGAACGTCATGAGGAGATCGCGGGTCTAAAGGACCTGCAATCGGTCTTCGAGGGACCAAAATACGCCAAGTGGACATCGTTCCGCGAAAGCGAGGACGCTCGCTATTTCGGCCTGACGCTGCCGCGCTTCCTGCTGCGCTTGCCCTATGGTCCCGAGACGGTCCCGGTGAAGGCATTCAATTACCAAGAGGGCTCCGGCGGCGAAACTGACAACTACCTCTGGGGGAATGCTGCTTTTGCCTTCGCGACGCGCTTAACCGAAAGCTTCGCCAAATATCGCTGGTGCCCGAACATCATCGGCCCCCGATCGGGCGGCGCAGTTGAGGACCTCAATCTGCATACCTATGAGGCGATGGGGCAATTGCAGACCAAGGTACCGACGGAGGTTCTCATCTCGGACCGGCGCGAGTTCGAACTTGCCGAGCAGGGCTTCATCGCGCTGACCATGCGCAAGGGCTCTGACAATGCCGCTTTCTTCTCGGCAAATTCTGTGCAGAAGCCGAAATATTTCGGTAACACCCAGGAAGGCAAGGCGGCCGAGCTCAACTACAAGCTTGGCAGCCAGCTGCCCTATATGTTTATCATCAATCGTTTCGCACACTACATCAAAGTGCTACAGCGCGAGAACATCGGCTCGTGGAAGAGCAAGGAAGAGTTGCAAGACGAGCTGAATAACTGGATCCGACAGTATGTCGCCGATCAGGAGAATCCGTCGGCAGAGGTGCGTTCGCGGCGACCTTTGCGAAAGGCGGAGATCATAGTCGAGGACGTCGACGGTGAACCGGGCTGGTATCGCGTCGGCATCGCCGTCGTTCCACACTTGAAGTACATGGGCGCGGATTTTGCTTTGACGCTCAAGGGTAAGCTCGACAAGCAATAG
- the tssB gene encoding type VI secretion system contractile sheath small subunit, translating to MAQESSVAPKERINIRFKPATGNLKEEVELPLKLLVLGDFTGRTDDRPIEEREMVNIDKDNFNDVVKSQELTLHISAENRLDDQPEAGKLSVSLRFESLNDFEPERVARQIPELRALTELRAALIALKSPLGNVPSFRKAIQNLLEDHGARPRLLSELTSNGEGE from the coding sequence ATGGCACAGGAAAGCTCGGTCGCTCCAAAGGAGCGCATCAATATCCGCTTCAAGCCTGCAACCGGCAACCTGAAAGAGGAAGTCGAACTGCCGCTCAAATTGTTGGTTTTGGGCGACTTCACCGGACGGACCGATGACCGCCCGATTGAGGAGCGCGAGATGGTCAATATCGACAAAGACAATTTTAACGACGTTGTCAAAAGCCAGGAACTGACTCTCCATATTTCTGCTGAGAATAGGCTCGACGACCAACCCGAAGCCGGCAAGCTGTCCGTGTCGCTGCGGTTTGAGAGTCTGAACGACTTCGAACCCGAGCGTGTCGCACGGCAAATCCCCGAATTGCGTGCATTGACCGAATTGCGCGCGGCCCTGATCGCGCTGAAGAGTCCGCTGGGCAACGTGCCGAGTTTCCGCAAAGCCATCCAGAATCTGCTCGAAGACCACGGCGCGCGGCCGCGGCTCTTGAGCGAGCTCACCAGCAACGGCGAGGGCGAGTGA
- the tssA gene encoding type VI secretion system protein TssA produces MVRDDINSRARHGAAPVPGSAPAGISVRDAIEFERLEAEVRRMEADGPAAVDWSKVNTLSLHILAKQSKDILVACWATYGLFRTGRYQGLAVGLGVLRGMVDAHWDGLFPPIKRERARVGAIDWLVGRVGPEVVENAPVETEYPAVLAAYEALDDLDRQLREKVINKQVALGELLRALKPHYDKAKRAIAAAAEHATEAAQGADETAAAPAVSTPPVEPAQSGAPEALLPASSDGDSARLIDGLPDMLRQAAAVRRVTSPTDPKVYLLNRFGAWMRFDALPPDTGGRTTIFPPADTIAALEAKIAAGQRADVVDLAEEIVWTAPFWLDVHRHAAKALEQMGPLFGSAATAVRASVALLVTRYPQILEFRFNDGRPFADDETRAWAAVGGADVSRSHDPVDEAVAEAHRLVGGGQPQAALEKLSRALNGAAGERARFVGQLAQARFCVETGFVTTAIPLLEHMEEMIAERKLESWEPTLALDAAELRFRAMTHFDSQQMIDEPSRRVALEQIRMRVAGIDIARASQLGRQLI; encoded by the coding sequence ATGGTTCGAGATGACATCAATTCGCGTGCGCGCCACGGTGCTGCGCCTGTGCCAGGCTCCGCGCCCGCCGGCATAAGTGTCCGTGATGCGATCGAATTCGAACGGCTCGAAGCCGAGGTGCGGCGCATGGAGGCCGACGGACCAGCTGCGGTTGATTGGAGCAAGGTCAACACATTGTCGCTCCACATCCTGGCCAAGCAGTCAAAGGACATTTTGGTCGCGTGTTGGGCGACCTATGGTTTGTTTCGGACTGGAAGATACCAGGGCCTTGCCGTCGGCTTAGGCGTTTTGCGCGGAATGGTGGACGCGCATTGGGATGGACTCTTTCCGCCGATCAAGCGGGAACGGGCGCGGGTCGGAGCGATCGATTGGCTCGTTGGTCGCGTTGGACCGGAGGTGGTAGAGAATGCGCCCGTCGAAACCGAATATCCGGCCGTGCTCGCCGCCTATGAGGCGCTTGATGATCTCGATCGTCAATTGCGCGAGAAGGTGATCAATAAGCAAGTCGCTTTGGGCGAGCTATTGAGGGCGCTGAAGCCGCATTACGACAAGGCCAAGCGCGCAATCGCCGCGGCGGCAGAACATGCGACTGAGGCGGCACAAGGTGCCGATGAGACCGCGGCCGCACCGGCCGTATCCACTCCGCCGGTTGAACCTGCTCAATCAGGAGCACCGGAGGCATTGCTACCGGCTAGTTCCGATGGCGACTCGGCCCGCCTTATCGACGGCTTGCCGGATATGCTGCGACAGGCTGCGGCCGTAAGGCGCGTCACATCGCCCACAGACCCGAAGGTCTATCTGCTCAATCGCTTCGGCGCCTGGATGCGCTTCGACGCGCTGCCGCCCGATACAGGGGGGCGCACGACGATATTTCCGCCTGCGGACACTATTGCAGCGTTAGAAGCCAAGATTGCGGCCGGTCAGCGCGCCGATGTCGTAGACTTGGCCGAAGAGATCGTCTGGACGGCACCGTTCTGGCTCGACGTTCACCGGCATGCCGCCAAAGCGCTGGAACAAATGGGGCCGCTCTTTGGGTCGGCGGCCACGGCGGTGCGCGCAAGCGTAGCTCTGCTGGTCACACGCTATCCGCAGATATTGGAGTTTCGGTTCAACGACGGCCGGCCATTCGCGGACGACGAAACGCGAGCCTGGGCCGCCGTGGGTGGTGCGGACGTGTCGAGGAGCCATGATCCTGTCGACGAAGCTGTTGCCGAGGCACACAGGCTCGTTGGCGGCGGGCAGCCGCAGGCCGCACTCGAGAAGCTGTCGCGTGCGCTGAATGGCGCGGCTGGGGAACGCGCGCGGTTCGTGGGCCAGCTTGCGCAAGCACGTTTCTGCGTCGAAACGGGCTTCGTGACGACGGCTATCCCACTGCTCGAGCACATGGAAGAGATGATCGCCGAGCGCAAGCTCGAAAGCTGGGAGCCCACGCTTGCACTCGACGCCGCCGAACTGCGCTTCCGCGCGATGACCCATTTCGACTCGCAGCAGATGATCGACGAGCCCAGCCGCCGTGTGGCGCTTGAGCAAATCCGAATGCGGGTCGCAGGCATCGACATCGCACGCGCGAGCCAACTTGGTCGCCAGCTGATCTAG